A single Caldilineales bacterium DNA region contains:
- a CDS encoding glycosyltransferase family 4 protein: MHIGIDYTAAVLQGAGIGRYTRGLVDALLPLLGAADRLTLLHPRESSLPPQPAPPATVSHRRLPLPDRFQTILWHRLHLPLAVEFFTGPLDIFHAPNFLLPPVRRARTLVTIHDLAFLVRPQFAHPDLQRFLAGAVPRSLAGADHILADSEASRQDAIRLFHLPPERITVVGAGVEARFQPLTNSQSLHEIRQKYSLPNAPFILSLSTLEPRKNFDGLIRAFVAARQQAALAHHLVIAGKPGWLYENIYAEVERLHAGDFIHFLGFVADADLPALYNLADLFAFPSHYEGFGLPVLEALACGRPVLCTDTSSLPEIAGDAARLIPTGDEAALTEALADLLSDEAARADLARRGPAQAAPWTWEAAARRLVEVYRHLA, translated from the coding sequence ATGCACATCGGCATTGACTACACCGCCGCCGTCCTCCAGGGCGCCGGCATCGGCCGCTACACCCGCGGCCTGGTCGACGCCCTCCTGCCCCTGCTCGGCGCCGCTGACCGCCTGACCCTGCTCCACCCACGCGAGAGCAGCCTCCCGCCCCAACCCGCCCCGCCTGCCACCGTCAGCCATCGCCGCCTCCCCCTTCCCGACCGTTTCCAAACTATTCTCTGGCATCGCCTGCACCTGCCCCTGGCGGTCGAGTTCTTCACCGGCCCGCTCGACATCTTCCACGCCCCCAACTTCCTGCTCCCGCCTGTCCGCCGCGCCCGCACCCTCGTCACCATCCACGACCTGGCCTTTCTCGTCCGCCCGCAATTCGCCCACCCCGACCTCCAACGCTTCCTCGCCGGCGCCGTCCCCCGCTCACTCGCCGGCGCCGACCACATCCTCGCCGACTCCGAGGCCAGCCGGCAGGACGCCATCCGCCTCTTTCACCTGCCGCCTGAGCGCATCACCGTAGTCGGAGCCGGTGTCGAAGCTCGCTTCCAACCACTCACCAATAGCCAATCACTACACGAAATACGGCAAAAATATAGCCTTCCCAACGCCCCCTTTATCCTCTCCCTCAGCACCCTCGAACCCCGCAAGAATTTCGACGGTCTCATCCGCGCCTTTGTTGCCGCCCGACAGCAAGCCGCCCTCGCCCATCACCTCGTCATCGCTGGGAAACCGGGATGGCTATACGAAAATATTTACGCCGAAGTCGAGCGGCTGCACGCCGGCGACTTCATCCACTTCCTCGGCTTCGTCGCTGACGCCGACCTGCCCGCCCTCTACAACCTGGCCGACCTCTTCGCCTTCCCCAGCCACTACGAAGGCTTCGGCCTGCCCGTACTCGAGGCCCTGGCCTGCGGCCGGCCCGTCCTCTGCACCGACACCAGCAGCCTGCCCGAAATCGCCGGCGACGCCGCCCGCCTCATCCCCACCGGCGACGAGGCCGCCCTGACCGAGGCCCTGGCCGACCTCCTCAGCGACGAGGCCGCCCGGGCCGACCTGGCCCGCCGCGGCCCCGCTCAGGCGGCGCCGTGGACGTGGGAAGCAGCGGCGAGGCGGCTGGTCGAGGTTTACCGCCACCTGGCCTGA
- a CDS encoding ABC transporter ATP-binding protein/permease translates to MTTTLPATTTHPTAAAGRAELNAEFSAEFSAEFSAEFSAPSRYRSDRRGALRWLGSHALRQWHWGLIMTIGAFSNAALAAAIPVLTGQAFDAILQQPPDTTVLARAALLILASQMLRSLLQFARNGGAEMIGQNLERDIRDEMYGSLLGKSMTFHSLQPVGDTMARATNDVREINLMFNPGVNLVVGSAFFLFVPLVLAPRYHPSLALIPALYILLYFLALAHYLHELQPITTRVRSTFGQMNTRLAEAIDGIETVKGAAQEEAEVKRFSVVAGRFRDAFVGQGNVEARFVPLLLLGVASAAGLLHALLLYRQGLIAVGDVVAYFGLLQLLGFPTFVSLMAYSQVSSGVAAGRRILELINRETLLDQNLAGAAPPMVGRIEFHQVSFAYHQGAEPALDQVSFEVQPGQTIAIVGQTGAGKTTLAKLVNRTYDVDQGGVRIDGVDVRDWNLEALRQRISIIEQDIFLFSRTIAENIAFGKPDATAAEIEAAARAAQAHDFITGFKDGYQTVVGERGVTLSGGQRQRIALARAFLTDPAILILDDSTSSIDSATEDRIQRAIYAAARGRTTLIITHRLSQIRWADRVIVLRGGRVAAAGSHEELLHSSPAYRRIFTD, encoded by the coding sequence ATGACCACCACCCTACCCGCAACCACGACCCACCCCACCGCCGCGGCTGGCCGCGCCGAACTCAACGCTGAATTCAGCGCCGAATTCAGCGCCGAATTCAGCGCCGAATTCAGCGCGCCCAGCCGCTACCGCAGCGACCGCCGCGGCGCGCTGCGCTGGCTTGGCTCGCACGCCCTGCGCCAATGGCACTGGGGACTGATCATGACCATCGGCGCCTTCAGCAACGCCGCCCTGGCCGCAGCCATCCCCGTCCTCACCGGCCAGGCCTTCGACGCCATTTTGCAGCAGCCGCCCGACACCACCGTGCTGGCCCGCGCCGCCCTCCTCATCCTTGCCAGCCAGATGCTACGCAGCCTCTTGCAGTTCGCCCGCAACGGCGGCGCCGAGATGATCGGGCAAAACCTGGAGCGAGACATCCGCGACGAGATGTACGGCAGTCTGCTGGGCAAGAGCATGACCTTCCACAGCCTGCAACCGGTGGGCGATACGATGGCCCGCGCCACCAACGACGTGCGCGAGATCAACCTGATGTTCAATCCGGGGGTCAACCTGGTGGTGGGGTCGGCCTTCTTCTTATTCGTCCCGCTCGTCCTGGCCCCGCGCTACCACCCCAGCCTGGCCCTCATACCCGCCCTCTACATCCTTCTCTACTTCCTGGCCCTGGCCCACTATCTGCACGAACTGCAGCCGATCACCACACGGGTGCGCTCGACCTTCGGGCAGATGAACACCCGCCTGGCCGAGGCAATCGACGGCATCGAGACGGTCAAAGGCGCGGCCCAGGAAGAGGCTGAGGTGAAGCGCTTCAGCGTCGTCGCCGGGCGTTTCCGCGATGCCTTCGTCGGGCAGGGCAATGTCGAGGCGCGCTTCGTCCCCCTGCTGCTCTTGGGTGTGGCTTCGGCGGCCGGGCTGCTGCACGCCTTGCTGCTCTACCGCCAGGGGCTGATCGCAGTCGGCGATGTGGTGGCCTACTTTGGGCTGCTGCAATTGCTCGGCTTCCCCACCTTCGTCTCGCTCATGGCCTATTCACAGGTCTCGTCGGGCGTGGCGGCGGGGCGCAGGATCCTGGAACTGATCAACCGCGAAACCCTGCTCGACCAGAACCTGGCCGGGGCGGCGCCGCCGATGGTCGGGCGGATCGAGTTCCACCAGGTCAGCTTTGCCTACCACCAGGGCGCCGAACCTGCGCTCGACCAGGTCAGCTTCGAGGTGCAGCCTGGCCAGACCATCGCCATCGTCGGCCAGACCGGCGCCGGGAAAACCACACTGGCCAAGCTCGTCAACCGCACCTATGATGTCGATCAAGGCGGCGTGCGGATCGACGGCGTGGATGTGCGCGACTGGAACCTGGAAGCCCTGCGCCAGCGGATTTCGATCATCGAGCAGGACATCTTCCTCTTCTCGCGCACCATCGCCGAGAACATCGCCTTTGGCAAGCCCGACGCCACCGCCGCCGAAATCGAGGCGGCCGCCCGCGCTGCCCAGGCCCACGACTTCATCACCGGCTTCAAGGACGGCTACCAGACGGTGGTGGGCGAGCGCGGCGTCACCCTTTCGGGCGGGCAGCGGCAGAGGATCGCCCTGGCCCGCGCCTTCCTCACCGACCCCGCCATCCTCATCCTCGACGACTCCACCAGTTCGATCGACAGCGCCACCGAAGACCGCATCCAGCGCGCCATCTACGCCGCCGCCCGCGGGCGCACCACCCTGATCATCACCCACCGGCTGTCGCAGATCCGCTGGGCCGACCGGGTTATCGTCCTGCGCGGGGGACGGGTGGCAGCCGCCGGCAGCCATGAAGAGCTTCTGCATAGCTCGCCCGCCTACCGCCGCATCTTCACCGACTGA
- a CDS encoding GtrA family protein — MIARLAAISPIHPKETERFLKFAVVGAIGAIVDFGVLNLLVFVFGLHDLVANTISFTCAVISNFTWNRLWTYPESRQIRKRRQLPQFGLVSLIGLGINTIVLFFADRFLLGFGLSQALALNIAKAFAILVVLFWNFGANRFWTYRHVNRP, encoded by the coding sequence TTGATTGCCCGCCTTGCCGCCATCAGCCCTATCCATCCCAAAGAAACCGAACGGTTCCTCAAATTCGCCGTTGTCGGCGCCATCGGCGCCATCGTCGATTTCGGCGTCCTCAACCTTCTGGTCTTTGTTTTTGGGCTGCACGACCTCGTCGCCAACACCATCTCCTTCACCTGCGCCGTCATCAGCAACTTCACCTGGAACCGGCTGTGGACCTATCCCGAAAGCCGCCAGATTCGCAAGCGCCGGCAGCTACCGCAATTCGGCCTGGTCAGCCTCATCGGGCTGGGAATCAACACCATCGTCCTCTTCTTTGCCGACCGTTTTCTGCTCGGCTTCGGTCTCAGCCAGGCCCTGGCCCTCAACATCGCCAAAGCCTTCGCCATCCTCGTCGTCCTCTTCTGGAACTTCGGCGCCAACCGCTTCTGGACCTACCGCCACGTCAATCGACCTTGA
- a CDS encoding ABC transporter ATP-binding protein/permease, with translation MFANLDPESYDRQYSDRQLLRGMWGYFGVHRRALFLIAFLLALIAVAGGVLPLVVAWGVDLIRAAPSVANIALIAGAVLASGVITWSANWWRRRLTMRVLGDVVLALRTDALAAAVGQDLSFYDSFASGRIVSRITSDSKDFGEVVLLVTDTLSQFVQALLLAVVLLSIDLKLSLALFAFLPLIFLIASSLRRLMRRATRRGMQAMSVVNANIKESISGIAIAKNYRQEAVIYNEFDAANRQSFAVNIRRGLAMAAVFPVLNAVAGVGITVMVWVGGWSVMAGAVTAGTWYLFLTSLDRFFFPVLNLAAFSAQIQAGMAASERIFALIDAEPAVIQTERAAPPRLIGDIRFERVCFRYSEQEQVLADFDLHIRPGESVALVGHTGAGKSSIAKLIARFYEFQDGRLIVDGHDIRSFELPAYRRQLGIVSQTPFLFAGTVADNIRYAHPAVADADILALARQIGEGEWLETLAQGLETEVGERGSRLSMGQRQLVALMRVLVQDPAIFILDEATASVDPFTERQIQDAVGLMLSRATSIIIAHRLSTIRAADRIIVLDKGRIIETGNHEGLLAQGGHYATLYNTYFRHQSLAYVEQARSLYGA, from the coding sequence ATGTTTGCCAATCTCGACCCCGAAAGTTACGACCGGCAATACAGCGACCGGCAGTTGCTGCGCGGGATGTGGGGCTATTTTGGCGTCCACCGGCGGGCGCTGTTCCTCATTGCCTTCCTGCTGGCGCTGATCGCCGTCGCCGGGGGGGTCTTGCCGCTGGTGGTGGCCTGGGGGGTCGATCTGATCCGGGCCGCGCCCTCGGTCGCGAACATCGCCCTGATCGCCGGCGCCGTCCTGGCTTCGGGCGTCATCACCTGGAGCGCCAACTGGTGGCGCCGGCGGCTGACGATGCGCGTGCTCGGCGATGTCGTCCTGGCCCTGCGCACCGACGCCCTGGCCGCCGCCGTCGGCCAGGATCTCTCGTTCTACGACTCCTTCGCCTCCGGGCGCATCGTCTCGCGCATCACCTCCGATAGCAAGGACTTCGGCGAGGTGGTGCTGCTCGTCACCGACACCCTCTCGCAATTCGTCCAGGCCCTGCTGCTGGCCGTCGTGCTGCTAAGCATCGACCTCAAGCTATCGCTGGCCTTGTTCGCCTTCCTGCCGCTCATCTTCCTCATCGCCAGCAGCCTGCGCCGGCTGATGCGTCGCGCCACTCGCCGGGGGATGCAGGCTATGTCGGTGGTGAACGCTAACATCAAAGAAAGCATCAGCGGCATCGCCATTGCCAAAAACTATCGTCAGGAGGCGGTCATCTACAACGAATTCGACGCCGCCAACCGCCAGTCATTCGCCGTCAACATCCGCCGCGGCCTGGCCATGGCCGCCGTCTTCCCTGTTCTCAACGCCGTGGCCGGGGTGGGGATCACCGTGATGGTGTGGGTGGGGGGGTGGAGCGTGATGGCCGGGGCGGTGACGGCCGGGACCTGGTACCTGTTCCTCACCAGCCTCGACCGCTTCTTCTTCCCCGTGCTCAACCTGGCCGCCTTCTCCGCCCAGATCCAGGCCGGGATGGCTGCCTCCGAGCGCATCTTCGCCCTCATCGACGCCGAGCCGGCCGTGATCCAGACCGAGCGCGCCGCCCCGCCCCGGCTGATCGGCGACATCCGCTTCGAGCGCGTCTGTTTCCGCTATAGCGAACAGGAGCAGGTGCTGGCGGACTTCGACCTGCACATCCGGCCGGGCGAGAGTGTGGCCCTGGTGGGGCACACGGGCGCCGGCAAGTCGTCGATCGCCAAGCTCATCGCCCGCTTCTACGAGTTCCAGGACGGTCGCCTGATCGTCGATGGCCACGACATCCGCAGCTTCGAGCTTCCCGCCTACCGGCGACAACTCGGCATCGTCTCGCAGACGCCCTTCTTGTTCGCCGGCACGGTGGCCGACAACATCCGCTACGCCCACCCTGCCGTCGCCGACGCCGACATCCTGGCCCTGGCCCGGCAGATCGGCGAGGGCGAATGGCTGGAGACGCTGGCCCAGGGCCTGGAGACCGAGGTGGGCGAGCGCGGCAGCCGGCTCTCGATGGGCCAGCGACAGCTGGTGGCCCTGATGCGCGTCCTTGTCCAGGACCCGGCCATCTTCATCCTCGACGAAGCAACCGCCAGCGTCGATCCCTTCACCGAACGCCAGATCCAGGACGCCGTCGGCCTCATGCTGTCGCGGGCCACCAGCATCATCATCGCCCATCGGCTCTCCACCATCCGGGCCGCCGACCGCATCATCGTCCTGGACAAAGGCCGGATCATCGAAACCGGCAATCACGAGGGCCTGCTGGCCCAGGGCGGGCACTACGCCACCCTCTACAACACCTACTTTCGCCACCAGAGCCTGGCTTATGTCGAGCAAGCGCGGTCACTCTACGGCGCCTGA